A region of Thermococcus piezophilus DNA encodes the following proteins:
- a CDS encoding lipopolysaccharide biosynthesis protein, whose amino-acid sequence MSYERRVLLRHSLASIIALGLTGLSRFLYSVIVSRRFGVEELGRANSLISQAFFLAIPLSFFAVALGKYASEFLGRGDKDAIRSITLPSFLLPLAGLLLIPFNVYLSLLATFRGIQLTLRSFLYGIHRGEHYAYIITLAFFGFLFGFLLPNVFAPYILFLGFVSLFSLGYLVKFNLFGKPRKDELTLLFSYSSFAFIGALSGVFLVQGPYFISEYLAGAEVAGRVAAVLSVAFLLTYLPQVVQSAIIPLFSYKYGRSGDDYVRFLAEKTTRVLVLLTALGVSLLMLLGREVLSMFFSFDVGPDFYLALMAMEVYIAYNPCIVALNSTAYVRKGTFVALLGAIASLLSWLYLIPTFGSFGVMIGLIIGYAIILLGSTHYSKKLLGVSPRIYLPLLAALALQSLVFVSKVALMVGLLLFVIYERKDIKDVLSSFKSFRGKESG is encoded by the coding sequence ATGAGCTACGAACGCCGCGTTCTCCTGCGTCATTCTCTAGCGTCCATAATAGCCCTCGGTCTGACTGGGTTAAGCAGGTTCCTCTACAGCGTAATCGTCTCTCGGCGCTTCGGCGTCGAGGAACTCGGGAGGGCAAACTCACTTATCTCACAGGCCTTCTTTCTGGCAATCCCACTGAGTTTTTTCGCAGTTGCGCTTGGGAAATATGCATCGGAGTTTCTCGGAAGGGGTGATAAAGATGCGATCCGCTCAATAACACTTCCATCATTCCTCCTCCCTCTCGCTGGCCTTCTCCTGATTCCCTTCAATGTCTACCTCTCCCTCCTAGCAACCTTTAGAGGAATACAGCTCACGCTGAGGAGCTTTCTTTATGGAATCCACCGTGGTGAGCACTACGCATACATCATAACGTTGGCGTTTTTTGGATTCCTCTTTGGTTTTCTCCTCCCCAACGTCTTTGCACCGTACATTCTCTTCCTTGGCTTCGTCTCCCTTTTTTCCCTGGGCTATCTGGTGAAATTCAATCTTTTTGGAAAGCCCAGAAAAGATGAGCTCACGCTCCTCTTTTCTTATTCATCGTTCGCTTTCATTGGCGCGCTCTCGGGTGTTTTCCTAGTCCAGGGGCCCTATTTCATAAGCGAGTATCTCGCGGGAGCGGAAGTCGCTGGTAGGGTTGCCGCAGTCCTCTCGGTGGCCTTCCTGCTCACATACCTCCCCCAAGTGGTCCAGTCTGCAATAATACCTCTTTTCTCCTACAAGTACGGCAGGAGTGGAGATGATTACGTCAGGTTTCTCGCTGAAAAGACCACAAGAGTTCTAGTACTCCTCACTGCTTTGGGAGTTTCTCTCCTCATGCTCCTTGGCAGGGAGGTTCTTTCAATGTTCTTCAGCTTTGATGTTGGGCCAGACTTTTACCTTGCCCTGATGGCGATGGAGGTTTACATAGCTTATAACCCCTGCATAGTTGCACTCAACTCGACGGCCTACGTAAGGAAAGGCACTTTCGTTGCTCTGCTGGGTGCAATTGCATCTCTCCTGTCATGGCTTTATCTGATTCCCACGTTTGGTTCCTTCGGTGTAATGATCGGTTTGATCATTGGCTACGCGATTATACTGCTCGGCTCCACTCACTACTCAAAAAAACTCCTTGGGGTTTCTCCTAGAATATACCTTCCACTTCTTGCCGCGCTGGCCCTTCAGTCTTTAGTCTTCGTCTCAAAAGTCGCCCTTATGGTTGGCCTGTTACTCTTCGTGATCTACGAGAGAAAAGATATTAAAGATGTTTTAAGCTCCTTCAAATCCTTCCGTGGTAAAGAATCCGGATGA
- a CDS encoding DNA-directed RNA polymerase subunit N produces the protein MIVPVRCFTCGKVLGDKYYEFKARVEKGEDPEKVLDDLGVERYCCRRTLLSHVELIDQVMVYRVY, from the coding sequence GTGATAGTCCCCGTAAGGTGCTTCACATGTGGAAAAGTCCTGGGAGATAAATACTACGAGTTTAAGGCCCGCGTCGAGAAGGGCGAAGACCCTGAGAAGGTGCTCGACGACCTCGGAGTAGAGAGGTACTGCTGCAGGAGGACGCTCCTCAGTCACGTCGAGCTGATAGATCAGGTAATGGTCTACAGAGTATACTGA
- a CDS encoding signal recognition particle protein Srp54: MALEKLGKALNNALRKLARSSTVDEATIKEVVRDIQRALIQSDVNVRLVLDLTKRIEKRTLEEKPPAGVSKKEHIIKIVYEELTRFLGTEAKPIEIKEKPTVLLTVGIQGSGKTTSIAKLARYFQKRGYKVGLVCSDTWRPGAYYQLKQLVEPLGIEVFGDPDEKDAIKLAKEGVEYFKEKGADIIIVDSAGRHKEEKSLIEEMKQISNAIKPHEVILVIDGTIGQQAYNQALAFKEATPIGSIIVTKLDGSAKGGGALSAVAATGALIKFIGVGERIDDLEPFDPKRFVSRLLGLGDIQGLLEKFEELQKQQEFSEEDMEKFLKGKFNLKDMYAQLEAMQKMGPLKQILQMIPGMGYSLPEEAVRVGEEKLKKFKVIMDSMTEEELEHPEIINYSRIKRIARGSGTSTQDVRELLNQYKQMKKMFKSMDKRKLSKIARKFNLGGFGL, encoded by the coding sequence ATGGCCTTAGAAAAGCTCGGAAAGGCACTCAACAACGCCCTGAGGAAGCTCGCTCGTTCAAGCACTGTGGATGAAGCCACGATAAAGGAAGTCGTGAGGGACATCCAAAGGGCTCTCATTCAATCAGATGTTAACGTTCGACTCGTTCTTGACCTGACCAAGAGGATAGAAAAGAGAACCCTCGAAGAGAAGCCCCCCGCGGGTGTTTCGAAGAAGGAGCACATAATTAAAATCGTCTATGAGGAGCTCACCAGGTTCCTTGGAACAGAGGCTAAACCAATTGAGATAAAGGAGAAGCCCACCGTTCTGCTAACGGTTGGTATTCAAGGTTCGGGCAAGACCACCAGCATAGCGAAGCTGGCGCGCTATTTCCAGAAGCGTGGTTATAAAGTGGGCCTCGTCTGTTCGGACACCTGGCGTCCAGGAGCTTACTACCAGCTCAAACAGCTCGTCGAGCCCCTTGGCATAGAGGTTTTTGGAGATCCGGACGAGAAGGACGCGATAAAGCTCGCCAAAGAGGGAGTTGAGTACTTCAAAGAGAAAGGAGCAGACATCATCATAGTCGATTCCGCGGGAAGGCACAAAGAGGAGAAGAGCCTCATAGAGGAGATGAAGCAGATAAGCAATGCCATAAAACCGCACGAAGTCATCCTCGTCATAGATGGAACTATCGGCCAGCAGGCCTACAACCAGGCACTGGCCTTTAAAGAGGCAACCCCAATAGGCTCAATCATCGTTACAAAGCTCGATGGCTCCGCTAAAGGTGGTGGAGCGCTGTCTGCTGTGGCCGCAACAGGGGCACTGATAAAGTTCATCGGTGTTGGTGAGAGGATAGACGACCTCGAGCCCTTCGACCCCAAGAGGTTCGTCTCGCGCCTCCTCGGCCTCGGCGACATTCAGGGACTTCTTGAGAAGTTTGAGGAGCTCCAGAAACAGCAGGAATTCAGCGAGGAGGATATGGAAAAGTTCCTCAAAGGCAAGTTCAATCTCAAGGACATGTACGCCCAGCTCGAGGCCATGCAGAAGATGGGTCCGCTCAAACAGATACTGCAGATGATCCCAGGAATGGGGTACTCCCTCCCGGAGGAAGCGGTTAGGGTCGGAGAGGAAAAGCTGAAGAAGTTTAAAGTCATAATGGATTCAATGACAGAAGAGGAGCTTGAGCACCCAGAGATAATCAACTACTCGAGGATTAAAAGGATTGCGAGGGGCTCCGGAACCAGCACCCAGGATGTCAGGGAGCTTCTAAACCAGTACAAACAGATGAAAAAGATGTTCAAGAGCATGGATAAGAGAAAACTCTCCAAAATTGCCCGTAAATTTAACCTGGGAGGGTTTGGGTTATGA
- a CDS encoding Lrp/AsnC ligand binding domain-containing protein, protein MIGAFVLVVVKPGTEEKVYEVLAKNEKIKEIYRVYGEYDIILRVEVGNIGELDSFHDKVLRRINNIEMTETLIASSYRG, encoded by the coding sequence ATGATAGGGGCCTTCGTGCTGGTTGTTGTTAAGCCCGGAACAGAAGAGAAAGTCTACGAAGTTCTTGCCAAAAACGAGAAGATTAAGGAAATCTACCGCGTCTATGGGGAATACGACATCATTCTCCGCGTGGAGGTCGGGAACATCGGGGAATTAGACAGCTTCCACGATAAGGTCCTGAGGAGAATAAACAACATAGAAATGACAGAGACCCTCATAGCAAGCTCCTACAGGGGGTGA
- a CDS encoding PadR family transcriptional regulator, with amino-acid sequence MTSPMERLKNKITKEVLWLYILRLLKERPMYAYELKERIKEAFNFEPATVSSYVVLYKLEKDGYVTAEWQESETGKPSRKYYRLTPEGEKLLEEGLAFLEMMLSKLKG; translated from the coding sequence ATGACGAGTCCGATGGAGAGACTTAAAAATAAAATAACTAAGGAGGTTCTCTGGCTCTACATCCTCCGCCTGCTAAAAGAGAGACCCATGTACGCCTATGAACTGAAGGAGAGAATAAAAGAGGCCTTCAACTTCGAGCCGGCGACAGTCAGCTCTTACGTCGTCCTCTATAAGCTCGAGAAGGACGGCTATGTCACAGCAGAGTGGCAGGAAAGCGAGACTGGGAAGCCGTCGAGGAAGTACTACAGGCTCACTCCAGAGGGAGAAAAGCTCCTCGAAGAGGGGCTCGCCTTCTTGGAAATGATGCTCTCAAAGCTCAAAGGCTGA
- a CDS encoding 30S ribosomal protein S9, which produces MKVIQTAGKRKTAIARATIREGKGRVRINHKPVEITEPEIARFTIMEPLVLAGEEIVSKVDIDVKVEGGGFMGQAEAARVAIARALIEWTNDMNLKEKFMKYDRTMLVGDSRRTEPHKPNRSTKGPRAKRQKSYR; this is translated from the coding sequence ATGAAGGTCATCCAGACTGCTGGAAAGAGGAAGACTGCCATTGCGAGGGCCACCATTAGGGAAGGAAAGGGTCGCGTCAGGATCAACCACAAGCCGGTTGAGATAACCGAGCCAGAAATTGCGCGCTTCACCATTATGGAGCCCCTCGTCCTTGCCGGCGAGGAGATTGTCAGCAAGGTCGACATCGACGTCAAGGTGGAAGGCGGAGGTTTCATGGGTCAGGCGGAGGCTGCCCGCGTTGCCATTGCTAGGGCCCTCATCGAGTGGACCAACGACATGAACCTCAAAGAAAAGTTTATGAAGTACGACAGGACAATGCTCGTTGGCGACTCAAGGAGAACTGAGCCGCATAAGCCCAACCGCTCGACCAAGGGTCCAAGGGCCAAGAGGCAGAAGTCCTACCGCTGA
- the rpsB gene encoding 30S ribosomal protein S2, with the protein MEEYLVPLDQYLAAGIHIGTQQKTQDMKKFIYRVRQDGLYVLDVRKTDERLRIAGKFLAKFDPESILAVSVRLYGQKPVKRFGEVTGARAIPGRFLPGTMTNPQVKNFFEPDVLIVTDPRADYQAMKEAIEIGIPIVALVDTENFLSYVDVAIPTNNKGRKALALIYWILAREILYNRKEIESREDFKVPIEDFEMRIVRT; encoded by the coding sequence ATGGAGGAGTATTTGGTTCCACTCGACCAGTACCTTGCTGCGGGCATCCACATTGGAACCCAGCAGAAGACCCAGGACATGAAGAAGTTTATCTACAGGGTCAGGCAGGACGGTCTCTACGTCCTCGATGTTAGGAAGACCGATGAGAGGCTCCGCATTGCCGGCAAGTTCCTCGCCAAGTTTGATCCCGAGAGCATTCTCGCGGTCAGTGTCAGGCTCTACGGTCAGAAGCCCGTCAAGAGGTTTGGCGAGGTCACCGGCGCCAGAGCTATCCCCGGAAGGTTTCTCCCGGGAACTATGACCAACCCACAGGTCAAGAACTTCTTTGAGCCCGATGTCCTTATCGTTACCGACCCGAGGGCCGACTACCAGGCCATGAAGGAGGCCATAGAGATCGGTATTCCAATAGTTGCCCTCGTTGACACCGAGAACTTCCTCAGCTACGTTGATGTTGCTATCCCGACCAACAACAAGGGTAGGAAGGCCCTCGCGCTTATCTATTGGATCCTTGCGAGGGAGATACTCTACAACAGGAAGGAGATCGAGAGCCGGGAGGACTTCAAGGTCCCGATTGAGGACTTTGAGATGAGGATAGTCAGGACTTGA
- a CDS encoding YkgJ family cysteine cluster protein: MEKRWVATIHLDTLEVESDPTFKFKCLENCGKCCYELEIPIRNEDIVRIEELGYNAWEFVDYNKSFYRGDKFLSYAVKKRPFDGSCVFLDSETMRCKIYKHRPLACRLYPFVFVKHGNKMEIYVKEDPFCPGINHPKGEPVTKEFLLREYGDIIEDYRRKAVNLEG, encoded by the coding sequence TTGGAGAAGAGGTGGGTCGCCACGATTCACCTCGATACGTTAGAGGTAGAATCGGACCCCACATTTAAATTTAAGTGCCTCGAGAACTGCGGGAAGTGCTGTTACGAGCTTGAGATACCAATAAGGAACGAGGATATAGTCAGGATAGAGGAGCTCGGCTATAATGCCTGGGAGTTCGTGGACTACAACAAGAGTTTCTACAGAGGGGACAAGTTCCTCAGCTATGCGGTTAAAAAGAGACCCTTCGACGGCAGCTGTGTATTTTTGGACTCGGAGACGATGAGGTGCAAAATTTACAAGCACAGGCCCCTCGCGTGCAGGCTGTATCCTTTCGTTTTCGTGAAGCATGGGAACAAGATGGAGATCTACGTCAAAGAAGATCCATTCTGTCCGGGCATTAACCATCCCAAAGGCGAGCCCGTAACGAAGGAGTTCCTCCTCAGGGAATACGGGGACATTATAGAGGACTACCGCAGAAAGGCTGTAAACCTCGAAGGATAA
- a CDS encoding phosphoribosyltransferase family protein, with protein MSQLKSVQEKLRLVRILRLLKKTYTYEELSKITGLPITVLNRYVRGKVLPSAERTRELLKLLLPYVNIEEEVKKRIKFDEYGFFDNIPVISDTALMSIIAEDVASRFMDKNVDKVLTAATDGIPLGVHVARELNVDVVYAKKKKEVGVEKFYEVSYVPSASGSVTTLYLPQWALKKGENVLIVDDVIRSGETQKALLEMCKQAVAKPVGMFFLISVGDVIDKLKEEYNIPVESLIRLE; from the coding sequence ATGAGCCAGTTAAAGTCGGTCCAGGAGAAACTCAGACTCGTCAGAATCCTTAGATTGCTTAAGAAAACCTACACCTACGAGGAGCTCTCGAAGATAACGGGCCTCCCCATAACCGTCCTCAACAGATACGTCAGGGGAAAGGTCCTTCCAAGTGCCGAAAGAACAAGGGAGCTCCTTAAGCTGCTGCTCCCCTACGTTAACATCGAGGAGGAAGTTAAAAAGAGGATAAAATTCGATGAGTACGGTTTCTTCGACAATATACCCGTCATCAGCGACACAGCCCTGATGAGCATAATAGCCGAAGACGTGGCAAGCAGGTTCATGGACAAGAACGTGGATAAGGTTCTAACGGCAGCGACCGATGGGATACCCCTCGGTGTCCACGTTGCGAGGGAGCTCAACGTCGATGTGGTCTACGCCAAAAAGAAGAAGGAAGTCGGAGTTGAGAAGTTCTACGAGGTAAGCTATGTGCCAAGCGCCTCTGGAAGCGTTACAACACTCTATCTCCCCCAATGGGCTCTCAAAAAGGGCGAGAACGTCCTCATTGTCGATGATGTCATTAGGAGCGGTGAAACCCAGAAAGCCCTGCTGGAGATGTGCAAGCAGGCAGTTGCAAAGCCCGTTGGCATGTTCTTCCTGATAAGCGTCGGAGACGTCATTGACAAACTCAAAGAAGAGTACAACATCCCCGTGGAGAGCCTCATAAGGCTGGAGTGA
- a CDS encoding DNA-directed RNA polymerase subunit K — MFRYTRFERARIVGARALQIAMGAPILIDVPEGITPLDVALLEFEKGIIPLTVIRPS; from the coding sequence ATGTTCAGGTACACAAGGTTTGAAAGGGCGAGGATTGTGGGAGCGAGGGCTCTCCAGATAGCGATGGGTGCGCCCATACTCATAGACGTCCCGGAAGGAATCACGCCGCTTGATGTAGCGCTCCTTGAGTTTGAGAAGGGCATAATTCCGCTCACCGTAATAAGGCCGAGCTGA
- a CDS encoding FUN14 domain-containing protein: MDLDVNAMIGDVGVGGIAGFLTGFALKKVMKLAMALLGAYMLSLFWLQQKGVITINTDKLFNLAGDLTTQIATLGQKVLGILPGTSAFVAGFYLGFHKG; encoded by the coding sequence ATGGATTTAGATGTAAATGCCATGATTGGGGACGTGGGCGTTGGCGGAATAGCGGGATTCCTTACAGGCTTCGCCCTCAAGAAAGTCATGAAGCTTGCGATGGCTTTACTAGGTGCGTACATGCTCAGCCTCTTCTGGCTCCAGCAGAAGGGTGTGATAACAATCAACACCGACAAGCTCTTTAACCTTGCTGGAGACCTGACGACCCAGATAGCCACGCTCGGGCAGAAGGTTCTAGGAATCCTGCCTGGAACTAGTGCCTTTGTAGCTGGCTTCTACCTCGGATTCCACAAAGGTTAA
- a CDS encoding 50S ribosomal protein L40e: MARFPEAEARIFKKYICMRCGATNPWKAKKCRKCGYKGLRPKAKEPRGGMGR; encoded by the coding sequence ATGGCGAGATTCCCAGAGGCTGAGGCCAGGATATTTAAGAAGTACATCTGCATGCGCTGCGGTGCCACTAACCCGTGGAAGGCCAAGAAGTGCAGGAAGTGCGGCTACAAGGGGCTTCGCCCGAAGGCCAAGGAGCCACGCGGTGGAATGGGACGCTGA
- a CDS encoding Lrp/AsnC family transcriptional regulator — translation MVDELDLKILSLLQENARLSYREIARELKIAVGTVYNRIKRMEEEGIIKGFAPILDYEKLGFGLTTVIGVKAQGRKITEIERQIAENDGVIMVYDITGEFDIVVVAKFRDRADMNRFVKWLLSLDGVEKTNTSVAMQVVKEDLRIKLTED, via the coding sequence ATGGTGGATGAACTTGACCTCAAAATCCTCTCGCTACTTCAGGAGAATGCTCGTCTATCTTACCGTGAGATAGCCCGTGAGCTTAAAATCGCCGTGGGAACGGTTTATAACCGCATCAAACGGATGGAAGAGGAAGGAATAATCAAAGGATTTGCCCCTATCCTTGACTACGAGAAGCTTGGTTTTGGCCTGACAACGGTCATCGGGGTTAAAGCTCAGGGAAGGAAGATTACTGAAATTGAGCGCCAGATAGCCGAGAACGATGGGGTGATAATGGTCTACGACATAACGGGAGAATTCGACATAGTAGTGGTTGCCAAATTCAGGGACAGGGCCGACATGAACAGGTTCGTCAAGTGGCTCCTCTCACTTGATGGTGTGGAAAAAACGAACACGAGCGTCGCCATGCAAGTTGTAAAAGAGGATCTAAGGATTAAGCTAACGGAGGACTAA
- a CDS encoding metallophosphoesterase family protein, whose amino-acid sequence MVYVAVLANINGNFPALAKALERIEELKEEGYEIERYYILGNIVGLFPYPREVLDTLDDLIKNNLVKVIRGQFDQLIAMSDPHAEGLDYIDQLDLEPHVKAALKYTWEAAGHEGREFIRDLPIYLVDRIGKNDVFGVYGSPLNPFEGTVLPDQPTSYYESIMRPVKDYEILLVASPKYPVNAMTRYGRVVCPGSVGFPPAKNHKATFALIDMDTLHTKFIEVEYDKKLVEERIKQEGLPEEIIRILYHGRI is encoded by the coding sequence ATGGTCTACGTGGCGGTTCTGGCCAACATCAACGGGAACTTCCCTGCGCTGGCCAAGGCACTTGAAAGGATAGAAGAGCTCAAGGAGGAAGGATACGAAATCGAGAGATACTACATCCTTGGAAACATAGTTGGCCTCTTTCCATACCCGAGGGAGGTCCTTGATACCCTCGATGATCTGATAAAAAACAACCTGGTCAAGGTCATCCGTGGTCAATTCGACCAGCTCATCGCCATGAGCGACCCCCACGCAGAGGGTTTGGACTACATCGACCAGCTCGACCTTGAGCCCCACGTAAAGGCCGCCCTCAAATACACCTGGGAAGCCGCCGGTCACGAGGGAAGGGAGTTCATCCGCGATCTGCCAATATACCTCGTGGACAGGATAGGCAAGAACGACGTCTTCGGCGTCTACGGAAGCCCGCTCAATCCATTCGAGGGCACGGTACTTCCAGACCAGCCCACGAGCTACTACGAGTCCATCATGAGGCCCGTCAAGGACTACGAGATACTCCTTGTTGCATCGCCCAAGTATCCAGTCAATGCCATGACGAGGTACGGAAGGGTCGTCTGTCCTGGTAGCGTGGGCTTCCCACCGGCCAAAAACCACAAGGCGACCTTCGCGCTCATAGACATGGATACGCTTCACACTAAGTTCATCGAAGTGGAATACGACAAGAAGCTCGTTGAGGAGAGAATAAAGCAGGAAGGCCTTCCCGAAGAGATCATCCGGATTCTTTACCACGGAAGGATTTGA